One genomic segment of Linepithema humile isolate Giens D197 chromosome 5, Lhum_UNIL_v1.0, whole genome shotgun sequence includes these proteins:
- the Akt gene encoding RAC-beta serine/threonine-protein kinase B isoform X1 has product MGDAAMNVAASSGGSGGQRIVKEGWLQKRGEHIKNWRSRYFVLRDDGTLVGYKAKPDPQMAAQTSAQPLNNFTVRACQIMRVDRPKPYTFVIRGLQWTTVIERTFHVETEQEREDWVAAIRYVANRLGNEANQQQEQPQIQQSSSSEDVDMESSAGARSDSCSSLGVVSTDLDGGSIDELSAKFSVQGTSSSKSSGKKKVTLENFEFLKVLGKGTFGKVILCREKATGHLYAIKILRKEVIIRKDEVAHTLTENRVLRTTNHPFLISLKYSFQTADRLCFVMEYVNGGELFFHLSRSRVFGEDRTRFYGAEIISALGYLHSQGIIYRDLKLENLLLDKDGHIKIADFGLCKEDITYGRTTKTFCGTPEYLAPEVLEDNDYGRAVDWWGVGVVMYEMMCGRLPFYNKDHEKLFTLILLEEVRFPRTISNEARDMLGGLLIKDPSRRLGGGPNDAKDIMNHAFFSCINWTDLVAKKIPPPFKPQVTSDIDTRYFDSEFTGESVELTPPDQGCLGSGGGLNSIAEEQEHFPHFSYQESHSAATSSIVSINH; this is encoded by the exons ATGGGGGACGCAGCGATGAATGTCGCAGCGTCTAGTGGCGGCAGCGGTGGTCAGCGTATCGTCAAAGAAGGCTGGCTCCAAAAACGCG GTgaacacataaaaaattggaGATCAAGATATTTTGTCTTGAGGGATGATGGTACGCTGGTTGGTTACAAAGCAAAACCTGACCCACAAATGGCTGCGCAAACGTCCGCCCAgccgttaaataattttacagtgCGTGCGTGCCAAATAATGAGAGTGGATAGACCTAAACCTTATACATTTGTTATCAGAGGCCTGCAGTGGACAACTGTAATAGAAAGGACATTTCACGTAGAAACGGAGCAAGAAAGAGAAGACTGGGTAGCAGCAATCAG ATATGTAGCAAATAGGTTAGGGAATGAAGCAAATCAACAGCAAGAACAACCTCAAATACAACAATCTTCCTCTTCGGAAGATGTTGATATGGAATCGTCAGCAGGTGCTAGGTCTGATTCCTGTAGTTCTTTAGGTGTTGTATCTACAGATCTAGATGGTGGTAGTATTGATGAATTATCAGCAAAATTTAGTGTCCAAGGAACTTCAAGTAGTAAAAGCAGTGGCAAAAAGAAAGTA ACACTcgaaaatttcgaatttttaaaagttttgggAAAAGGGACATTTGGAAAGGTAATTCTATGTAGAGAAAAGGCAACTGGACATTTATACgctatcaaaattttaagaaaggaAGTTATAATTCGTAAAGATGAAGTGGCGCATACACTTACTGAAAACAGAGTATTACGCACTACCAATCatccttttttaatt TCTTTGAAATACAGTTTTCAAACGGCAGATAGGCTGTGTTTTGTTATGGAATATGTAAACGGTGgcgaattatttttccatttgaGTCGGTCACGAGTATTCGGTGAAGATCGTACTCGATTTTACGGCGCGGAAATAATATCGGCCTTAGGTTATTTGCACTCGCAGGGTATTATATATCGTGATCTCAAGTTGGAAAATCTTCTTTTGGATAAAGATggacatataaaaattgctgaTTTTGGTTTGTGCAAAGAAGACATTACATATG GAAGGACAACTAAAACATTTTGCGGAACACCAGAGTACTTGGCACCAGAGGTACTCGAAGATAATGATTACGGGCGTGCTGTGGATTGGTGGGGTGTGGGTGTAGTTATGTATGAAATGATGTGTGGTCGACTACCTTTTTATAACAAAGATCATGAAAAGCTATTTACGCTTATTTTATTGGAAGAAGTGAGATTTCCTAGGACGATTAGCAACGAAGCAAGAGATATGCTTGGAG gtttattaataaaagatccAAGCAGAAGATTAGGTGGCGGACCTAATGATGCGAAAGACATCATGAATCACGCATTTTTCTCGTGTATCAATTGGACTGATCTTGTCGCGAAGAAGATTCCTCCACCATTTAAGCCGCAAGTGACTTCAGATATTGACACTCGATATTTTGATAGTGAATTTACCGGCGAAAGTGTTGAACTTACACCCCCAGATCAGGGCTGTTTAGGTAGTGGAGGGGGTTTAAATTCTATAGCAGAGGAACAAGAACATTTCCCGCACTTTTCATACCAGGAAAGTCATTCAGCAGCAACTTCTTCCATTGTTTCTATTAATCACTGA
- the Akt gene encoding RAC serine/threonine-protein kinase isoform X2, with translation MSTKIYHSEHIKNWRSRYFVLRDDGTLVGYKAKPDPQMAAQTSAQPLNNFTVRACQIMRVDRPKPYTFVIRGLQWTTVIERTFHVETEQEREDWVAAIRYVANRLGNEANQQQEQPQIQQSSSSEDVDMESSAGARSDSCSSLGVVSTDLDGGSIDELSAKFSVQGTSSSKSSGKKKVTLENFEFLKVLGKGTFGKVILCREKATGHLYAIKILRKEVIIRKDEVAHTLTENRVLRTTNHPFLISLKYSFQTADRLCFVMEYVNGGELFFHLSRSRVFGEDRTRFYGAEIISALGYLHSQGIIYRDLKLENLLLDKDGHIKIADFGLCKEDITYGRTTKTFCGTPEYLAPEVLEDNDYGRAVDWWGVGVVMYEMMCGRLPFYNKDHEKLFTLILLEEVRFPRTISNEARDMLGGLLIKDPSRRLGGGPNDAKDIMNHAFFSCINWTDLVAKKIPPPFKPQVTSDIDTRYFDSEFTGESVELTPPDQGCLGSGGGLNSIAEEQEHFPHFSYQESHSAATSSIVSINH, from the exons ATGTCGACAAAAATTTACCACA GTgaacacataaaaaattggaGATCAAGATATTTTGTCTTGAGGGATGATGGTACGCTGGTTGGTTACAAAGCAAAACCTGACCCACAAATGGCTGCGCAAACGTCCGCCCAgccgttaaataattttacagtgCGTGCGTGCCAAATAATGAGAGTGGATAGACCTAAACCTTATACATTTGTTATCAGAGGCCTGCAGTGGACAACTGTAATAGAAAGGACATTTCACGTAGAAACGGAGCAAGAAAGAGAAGACTGGGTAGCAGCAATCAG ATATGTAGCAAATAGGTTAGGGAATGAAGCAAATCAACAGCAAGAACAACCTCAAATACAACAATCTTCCTCTTCGGAAGATGTTGATATGGAATCGTCAGCAGGTGCTAGGTCTGATTCCTGTAGTTCTTTAGGTGTTGTATCTACAGATCTAGATGGTGGTAGTATTGATGAATTATCAGCAAAATTTAGTGTCCAAGGAACTTCAAGTAGTAAAAGCAGTGGCAAAAAGAAAGTA ACACTcgaaaatttcgaatttttaaaagttttgggAAAAGGGACATTTGGAAAGGTAATTCTATGTAGAGAAAAGGCAACTGGACATTTATACgctatcaaaattttaagaaaggaAGTTATAATTCGTAAAGATGAAGTGGCGCATACACTTACTGAAAACAGAGTATTACGCACTACCAATCatccttttttaatt TCTTTGAAATACAGTTTTCAAACGGCAGATAGGCTGTGTTTTGTTATGGAATATGTAAACGGTGgcgaattatttttccatttgaGTCGGTCACGAGTATTCGGTGAAGATCGTACTCGATTTTACGGCGCGGAAATAATATCGGCCTTAGGTTATTTGCACTCGCAGGGTATTATATATCGTGATCTCAAGTTGGAAAATCTTCTTTTGGATAAAGATggacatataaaaattgctgaTTTTGGTTTGTGCAAAGAAGACATTACATATG GAAGGACAACTAAAACATTTTGCGGAACACCAGAGTACTTGGCACCAGAGGTACTCGAAGATAATGATTACGGGCGTGCTGTGGATTGGTGGGGTGTGGGTGTAGTTATGTATGAAATGATGTGTGGTCGACTACCTTTTTATAACAAAGATCATGAAAAGCTATTTACGCTTATTTTATTGGAAGAAGTGAGATTTCCTAGGACGATTAGCAACGAAGCAAGAGATATGCTTGGAG gtttattaataaaagatccAAGCAGAAGATTAGGTGGCGGACCTAATGATGCGAAAGACATCATGAATCACGCATTTTTCTCGTGTATCAATTGGACTGATCTTGTCGCGAAGAAGATTCCTCCACCATTTAAGCCGCAAGTGACTTCAGATATTGACACTCGATATTTTGATAGTGAATTTACCGGCGAAAGTGTTGAACTTACACCCCCAGATCAGGGCTGTTTAGGTAGTGGAGGGGGTTTAAATTCTATAGCAGAGGAACAAGAACATTTCCCGCACTTTTCATACCAGGAAAGTCATTCAGCAGCAACTTCTTCCATTGTTTCTATTAATCACTGA
- the LOC105676177 gene encoding lysophosphatidylserine lipase ABHD12 isoform X2 — protein sequence MVYWLPKKRFVIRNLVWSMKASALLYLVLFGLLPVIFHYSYTIQRKILFLNFVQWPIKIEFSNPKLMGLEGARNFYLHTDQQVKIGVWQILPRSLLNNSIPATDEAYEAVLNNAKRPVFLYMHGNSGNRASSHRVELYKLFQDLDYHVICFDYRSYGDSDVVELSEAGVVMDSKYIFEWVMKKVNGSAPVFVWGHSLGTGVSTHVLALLATENIQPTGLFLEAPFNNIADELTEHPFAQIFKHLPWFHWMIVEPFYKNNLRFESDKHIAKINCPVIILHAEDDGVIPIHLADKLYQAAMNSHGNDTNRIQMIVIDSSYGFGHKYICRYKELPSIIEKFTAKAYGNQTDLSE from the exons ATGGTATATTGGTTACCGAAGAAACGTTTTGTGATAAG AAATTTAGTTTGGAGTATGAAGGCATCTGCATTGTTATATCTCGTTTTATTTGGGCTTTTGCctgtaatttttcattattcctACACCATTCAgagaaaaatactatttttaaattttg TGCAATGGCCAATCAAAATAGAATTTTCCAATCCAAAATTAATGGGATTGGAAGGtgctagaaatttttatttacacactGATCAACAAGTGAAAATAGGTGTATG GCAAATATTACCACggtctttattaaataattccatTCCTGCAACAGATGAAGCTTATGAAGCAGTGTTAAATAATGCCAAACGGCCTGTGTTTCTATATATGCATGGAAACAGTGGTAATAGAGCAAGTTCCCATAGAGTTGAACTTTATAAGCTTTTCCAAGACTTAGATTATCATGTCATATGTTTTGATTATAGAA gTTATGGAGATAGTGATGTGGTTGAGCTCTCGGAAGCAGGTGTAGTTATGgatagtaaatatatttttgaatggGTAATGAAAAAAGTTAACGGTTCAGCTCCAGTTTTTGTCTGGGGTCACTCATTAGGAACTGG aGTCTCTACACATGTATTAGCTCTGTTAGCAACTGAAAATATACAACCAACAGGATTGTTTTTAGAAGCACCGTTTAACAACATAGCGGATGAATTAACAGAACATCCATTCGCACAG atatttaaacatttaccATGGTTTCATTGGATGATTGTTGaacctttttataaaaataacttacgATTTGAGTCTGATAAACATATTGCCAAAATTAATTGTCCTGTCATAATATTACATGCTGAAGATGATGGTGTAATTCCAATTCATTTGGCAGATAAG CTTTATCAGGCAGCAATGAATAGTCATGGAAATGATACAAATCGTATCCAAATGATAGTAATAGACTCATCCTATGGATTTGGACACAAGTATATCTGTAGATACAAGGAATTGCCCAGTATAATTGA GAAATTTACTGCTAAAGCATATGGAAATCAGACTGACTTATCTGAATAA
- the LOC105676177 gene encoding lysophosphatidylserine lipase ABHD12 isoform X1, producing MKLNDPLVIAAALVPFVILEIWYIGINLVWSMKASALLYLVLFGLLPVIFHYSYTIQRKILFLNFVQWPIKIEFSNPKLMGLEGARNFYLHTDQQVKIGVWQILPRSLLNNSIPATDEAYEAVLNNAKRPVFLYMHGNSGNRASSHRVELYKLFQDLDYHVICFDYRSYGDSDVVELSEAGVVMDSKYIFEWVMKKVNGSAPVFVWGHSLGTGVSTHVLALLATENIQPTGLFLEAPFNNIADELTEHPFAQIFKHLPWFHWMIVEPFYKNNLRFESDKHIAKINCPVIILHAEDDGVIPIHLADKLYQAAMNSHGNDTNRIQMIVIDSSYGFGHKYICRYKELPSIIEKFTAKAYGNQTDLSE from the exons ATGAAGTTGAATGATCCACTAGTAATAGCAGCAGCATTAGTACCATTCGTCATCCTTGAGATTTGGTACATTGGAAT AAATTTAGTTTGGAGTATGAAGGCATCTGCATTGTTATATCTCGTTTTATTTGGGCTTTTGCctgtaatttttcattattcctACACCATTCAgagaaaaatactatttttaaattttg TGCAATGGCCAATCAAAATAGAATTTTCCAATCCAAAATTAATGGGATTGGAAGGtgctagaaatttttatttacacactGATCAACAAGTGAAAATAGGTGTATG GCAAATATTACCACggtctttattaaataattccatTCCTGCAACAGATGAAGCTTATGAAGCAGTGTTAAATAATGCCAAACGGCCTGTGTTTCTATATATGCATGGAAACAGTGGTAATAGAGCAAGTTCCCATAGAGTTGAACTTTATAAGCTTTTCCAAGACTTAGATTATCATGTCATATGTTTTGATTATAGAA gTTATGGAGATAGTGATGTGGTTGAGCTCTCGGAAGCAGGTGTAGTTATGgatagtaaatatatttttgaatggGTAATGAAAAAAGTTAACGGTTCAGCTCCAGTTTTTGTCTGGGGTCACTCATTAGGAACTGG aGTCTCTACACATGTATTAGCTCTGTTAGCAACTGAAAATATACAACCAACAGGATTGTTTTTAGAAGCACCGTTTAACAACATAGCGGATGAATTAACAGAACATCCATTCGCACAG atatttaaacatttaccATGGTTTCATTGGATGATTGTTGaacctttttataaaaataacttacgATTTGAGTCTGATAAACATATTGCCAAAATTAATTGTCCTGTCATAATATTACATGCTGAAGATGATGGTGTAATTCCAATTCATTTGGCAGATAAG CTTTATCAGGCAGCAATGAATAGTCATGGAAATGATACAAATCGTATCCAAATGATAGTAATAGACTCATCCTATGGATTTGGACACAAGTATATCTGTAGATACAAGGAATTGCCCAGTATAATTGA GAAATTTACTGCTAAAGCATATGGAAATCAGACTGACTTATCTGAATAA
- the LOC105676177 gene encoding lysophosphatidylserine lipase ABHD12 isoform X4, with product MKASALLYLVLFGLLPVIFHYSYTIQRKILFLNFVQWPIKIEFSNPKLMGLEGARNFYLHTDQQVKIGVWQILPRSLLNNSIPATDEAYEAVLNNAKRPVFLYMHGNSGNRASSHRVELYKLFQDLDYHVICFDYRSYGDSDVVELSEAGVVMDSKYIFEWVMKKVNGSAPVFVWGHSLGTGVSTHVLALLATENIQPTGLFLEAPFNNIADELTEHPFAQIFKHLPWFHWMIVEPFYKNNLRFESDKHIAKINCPVIILHAEDDGVIPIHLADKLYQAAMNSHGNDTNRIQMIVIDSSYGFGHKYICRYKELPSIIEKFTAKAYGNQTDLSE from the exons ATGAAGGCATCTGCATTGTTATATCTCGTTTTATTTGGGCTTTTGCctgtaatttttcattattcctACACCATTCAgagaaaaatactatttttaaattttg TGCAATGGCCAATCAAAATAGAATTTTCCAATCCAAAATTAATGGGATTGGAAGGtgctagaaatttttatttacacactGATCAACAAGTGAAAATAGGTGTATG GCAAATATTACCACggtctttattaaataattccatTCCTGCAACAGATGAAGCTTATGAAGCAGTGTTAAATAATGCCAAACGGCCTGTGTTTCTATATATGCATGGAAACAGTGGTAATAGAGCAAGTTCCCATAGAGTTGAACTTTATAAGCTTTTCCAAGACTTAGATTATCATGTCATATGTTTTGATTATAGAA gTTATGGAGATAGTGATGTGGTTGAGCTCTCGGAAGCAGGTGTAGTTATGgatagtaaatatatttttgaatggGTAATGAAAAAAGTTAACGGTTCAGCTCCAGTTTTTGTCTGGGGTCACTCATTAGGAACTGG aGTCTCTACACATGTATTAGCTCTGTTAGCAACTGAAAATATACAACCAACAGGATTGTTTTTAGAAGCACCGTTTAACAACATAGCGGATGAATTAACAGAACATCCATTCGCACAG atatttaaacatttaccATGGTTTCATTGGATGATTGTTGaacctttttataaaaataacttacgATTTGAGTCTGATAAACATATTGCCAAAATTAATTGTCCTGTCATAATATTACATGCTGAAGATGATGGTGTAATTCCAATTCATTTGGCAGATAAG CTTTATCAGGCAGCAATGAATAGTCATGGAAATGATACAAATCGTATCCAAATGATAGTAATAGACTCATCCTATGGATTTGGACACAAGTATATCTGTAGATACAAGGAATTGCCCAGTATAATTGA GAAATTTACTGCTAAAGCATATGGAAATCAGACTGACTTATCTGAATAA
- the LOC105676177 gene encoding lysophosphatidylserine lipase ABHD12 isoform X3, translating to MNIKRNLVWSMKASALLYLVLFGLLPVIFHYSYTIQRKILFLNFVQWPIKIEFSNPKLMGLEGARNFYLHTDQQVKIGVWQILPRSLLNNSIPATDEAYEAVLNNAKRPVFLYMHGNSGNRASSHRVELYKLFQDLDYHVICFDYRSYGDSDVVELSEAGVVMDSKYIFEWVMKKVNGSAPVFVWGHSLGTGVSTHVLALLATENIQPTGLFLEAPFNNIADELTEHPFAQIFKHLPWFHWMIVEPFYKNNLRFESDKHIAKINCPVIILHAEDDGVIPIHLADKLYQAAMNSHGNDTNRIQMIVIDSSYGFGHKYICRYKELPSIIEKFTAKAYGNQTDLSE from the exons ATGAACATCAAAAG AAATTTAGTTTGGAGTATGAAGGCATCTGCATTGTTATATCTCGTTTTATTTGGGCTTTTGCctgtaatttttcattattcctACACCATTCAgagaaaaatactatttttaaattttg TGCAATGGCCAATCAAAATAGAATTTTCCAATCCAAAATTAATGGGATTGGAAGGtgctagaaatttttatttacacactGATCAACAAGTGAAAATAGGTGTATG GCAAATATTACCACggtctttattaaataattccatTCCTGCAACAGATGAAGCTTATGAAGCAGTGTTAAATAATGCCAAACGGCCTGTGTTTCTATATATGCATGGAAACAGTGGTAATAGAGCAAGTTCCCATAGAGTTGAACTTTATAAGCTTTTCCAAGACTTAGATTATCATGTCATATGTTTTGATTATAGAA gTTATGGAGATAGTGATGTGGTTGAGCTCTCGGAAGCAGGTGTAGTTATGgatagtaaatatatttttgaatggGTAATGAAAAAAGTTAACGGTTCAGCTCCAGTTTTTGTCTGGGGTCACTCATTAGGAACTGG aGTCTCTACACATGTATTAGCTCTGTTAGCAACTGAAAATATACAACCAACAGGATTGTTTTTAGAAGCACCGTTTAACAACATAGCGGATGAATTAACAGAACATCCATTCGCACAG atatttaaacatttaccATGGTTTCATTGGATGATTGTTGaacctttttataaaaataacttacgATTTGAGTCTGATAAACATATTGCCAAAATTAATTGTCCTGTCATAATATTACATGCTGAAGATGATGGTGTAATTCCAATTCATTTGGCAGATAAG CTTTATCAGGCAGCAATGAATAGTCATGGAAATGATACAAATCGTATCCAAATGATAGTAATAGACTCATCCTATGGATTTGGACACAAGTATATCTGTAGATACAAGGAATTGCCCAGTATAATTGA GAAATTTACTGCTAAAGCATATGGAAATCAGACTGACTTATCTGAATAA
- the LOC105676206 gene encoding U6 snRNA-associated Sm-like protein LSm6: protein MSRKEALSQFIQQIHGRPVVVKLNSGVDYRGVLACIDGYMNIALEQTEEYVNGQLKDKYGDAFIRGNNVLYISTQKRRN, encoded by the exons ATGAGCAGAAAGGAAGCGTTATCTCAATTTATACAACAAATTCACGGACGGCCTgttgttgtaaaattaaacagtGGTGTTGACTATAGag GTGTATTAGCTTGTATAGATGGTTATATGAACATAGCACTGGAACAAACAGAAGAATATGTGAATGGACAATTGAAAGACAAGTATGGTGATGCCTTTATAAGAGGGAACAATGTGTTATATATTAGTACACAAAAACGTAGAAACTAA
- the LOC105676086 gene encoding protein TIPIN homolog has translation MANVSNYEGDDDIVEQYENQESDGEYGSLGEAGGEPYDNDDELETAQRIDPSKSKTHVVRNPIPKLNTERLKGPNGIQTIEKYFEGFKFNGKGYEKTDLDRIMKRLEHWSYRLFPKYHFDDFLTRVEQLGTKKDLQVFLKKYRLDMITSDNDVIIQDDTDDEGEQQESAPMDDLDLLITEQIQKQKQAEMEVSIPAPSTSNDDAFDQLLMQSNNISNSQEQHTTIAKDELNDGVKEKIERNKQLAIQRRLQRQKEREEEVKRSRLIENTNVETLNENSDSISHGETNASQIDCAQSQIDEIDEKEANFDKTEEILNEEQVTNHV, from the coding sequence atgGCCAATGTTTCAAATTATGAAGGTGACGATGATATTGTAGAACAATATGAAAATCAAGAGTCTGATGGCGAATATGGCAGTCTTGGAGAAGCAGGAGGAGAACCATATGATAATGATGACGAATTAGAAACTGCACAAAGAATTGATCCATCAAAGTCTAAGACACATGTAGTAAGAAATCCTATACCCAAACTTAATACAGAAAGATTAAAAGGACCGAATGGCATTCAAACTattgaaaagtattttgaaGGTTTCAAGTTCAATGGCAAAGGATATGAAAAAACAGATCTTGACAGAATTATGAAAAGATTGGAACATTGGTCCTATCGATTATTTCCAAAGTATCATTTTGATGATTTTCTTACCAGAGTTGAGCAGCTTGGAACAAAAAAGGATCTGCAGGTATTTCTTAAGAAATATCGGTTGGATATGATTACTTCGGACAATGATGTAATCATTCAAGATGACACGGATGATGAAGGAGAGCAGCAGGAAAGCGCACCTATGGATGATTTGGATTTATTGATAACAGAACAAATTCAAAAGCAAAAGCAAGCTGAAATGGAAGTTTCTATACCTGCTCCTAGCACTTCTAACGATGATGCATTTGATCAACTTTTAATGCAATCTAATAACATATCAAATTCACAAGAACAACATACAACCATTGCCAAGGATGAATTAAATGATGgggtaaaagaaaaaattgaaagaaacaaGCAACTAGCTATTCAAAGAAGACTTCAGAGGCAGAAAGAACGCGAAGAAGAAGTTAAGAGATCAAGATTGatagaaaatacaaatgtGGAAACTTTAAATGAAAACAGTGATTCTATATCTCATGGTGAAACAAATGCATCTCAAATAGATTGTGCACAGTcacaaattgatgaaattgatgaaaaagaagcaaattttgataaaacagAGGAAATATTGAACGAGGAGCAAGTAACAAACcatgtttga
- the LOC105676184 gene encoding troponin C, isoallergen Bla g 6.0301 isoform X1 gives MVCSIDDIADELPAEQIAVLRKAFDSFDRDKSGSIPTDMVADILRLMGQPFNKKILDELIDEVDADKSGRLEFEEFVTLAAKFIVEEDAEALEKELREAFRLYDKEGNGYIPTTCLREILRELDDQLTNEELDMMIEEIDSDGSGTVDFDEFMEMMTGE, from the exons ATGGTATGTTCTATCGATGATATC GCTGACGAATTGCCGGCGGAACAAATTGCCG TTCTGCGCAAAGCTTTTGATAGCTTTGATAGGGACAAAAGCGGCAGCATTCCCACTGACATGGTTGCAGATATCCTTCGGTTAATGGGTCAACCGTTCAACAAGAAAATCTTGGACGAGCTCATTGATGAAGTGGACGCcgata AATCTGGACGACTTGAGTTTGAGGAATTCGTCACGTTGGCGGCGAAGTTTATCGTTGAGGAAGACGCAGAGGCTCTGGAGAAGGAACTTCGAGAGGCTTTCAGGCTCTATGATAAGGAAG GTAACGGCTACATCCCAACGACGTGCTTGCGCGAGATTCTGAGAGAATTGGATGACCAGCTGACGAACGAAGAATTGGACATGATGATCGAAGAAATCGACTCTGATGGCTCCGGCACAGTCGATTTTGACG AGTTCATGGAAATGATGACTGGTGAATAA
- the LOC105676184 gene encoding troponin C, isoallergen Bla g 6.0301 isoform X2, with amino-acid sequence MADELPAEQIAVLRKAFDSFDRDKSGSIPTDMVADILRLMGQPFNKKILDELIDEVDADKSGRLEFEEFVTLAAKFIVEEDAEALEKELREAFRLYDKEGNGYIPTTCLREILRELDDQLTNEELDMMIEEIDSDGSGTVDFDEFMEMMTGE; translated from the exons ATG GCTGACGAATTGCCGGCGGAACAAATTGCCG TTCTGCGCAAAGCTTTTGATAGCTTTGATAGGGACAAAAGCGGCAGCATTCCCACTGACATGGTTGCAGATATCCTTCGGTTAATGGGTCAACCGTTCAACAAGAAAATCTTGGACGAGCTCATTGATGAAGTGGACGCcgata AATCTGGACGACTTGAGTTTGAGGAATTCGTCACGTTGGCGGCGAAGTTTATCGTTGAGGAAGACGCAGAGGCTCTGGAGAAGGAACTTCGAGAGGCTTTCAGGCTCTATGATAAGGAAG GTAACGGCTACATCCCAACGACGTGCTTGCGCGAGATTCTGAGAGAATTGGATGACCAGCTGACGAACGAAGAATTGGACATGATGATCGAAGAAATCGACTCTGATGGCTCCGGCACAGTCGATTTTGACG AGTTCATGGAAATGATGACTGGTGAATAA